A genome region from Stegostoma tigrinum isolate sSteTig4 chromosome 37, sSteTig4.hap1, whole genome shotgun sequence includes the following:
- the slc18a3a gene encoding probable vesicular acetylcholine transporter-A gives MAAEMARGLVKAAVMKFSDVIGERTKQIRGAMQEPRRQRRIMLVIVCTALLLDNMLYMVIVPIIPNYLETLRTYKLVYVTSASNGTNGSALNSSQRAVLYSNPNANEDIQIGVLFASKAILQLLANPLTGTFIDRVGCDIPLFIGLIIIFLSTLTFAFGESYAMLFVARSLQGLGSAFADTSGIAMIADRYTEESERSSALGIALAFISFGSLAAPPFGGILYQFAGKRVPFLVLSFVSLLDGILLLTVVSPFTGRTRENMPQGSPIYKLMIDPYIAVVAGALTTCNIPLAFLEPTISNWMKQTMNASEWQMGLTWLPAFFPHILGVYVTVRLAAKYPNYQWFYGAIGMVIIGASSCTVPACRNFEELIIPLCSLCFGIALVDTALLPTLAFLVDVRHVSVYGSVYAIADISYSVAYALGPIVAGQIVHTLGFVQLNLGMGCVNVLYAPTLLLLRNVCQMKPSLSERNVLLEEGPKGLYDTIRMEERSTGKKGYGSSAGNYSTAGGLDNIGFDSSRRNQLLSEDDSSGSDYS, from the coding sequence ATGGCTGCAGAGATGGCCAGGGGTCTGGTCAAGGCGGCCGTGATGAAATTCTCCGATGTGATCGGTGAAAGAACTAAGCAGATACGCGGAGCGATGCAAGAACCGCGCCGGCAGCGAAGGATCATGCTAGTTATAGTGTGTACTGCGCTGCTCCTAGACAACATGCTCTACATGGTCATTGTTCCGATTATACCGAACTACCTGGAAACTCTCCGAACTTACAAACTGGTCTATGTCACCTCAGCTTCCAATGGAACCAATGGCTCAGCTCTGAATTCCAGCCAGAGAGCCGTCCTGTACAGCAACCCCAATGCAAACGAAGACATACAAATCGGTGTGCTTTTTGCTTCCAAAGCCATTCTGCAGCTGCTCGCCAACCCGTTGACTGGCACTTTCATTGACCGTGTGGGCTGTGACATCCCTCTGTTCATCGGCCTGATCATCATCTTCCTCTCTACCCTCACCTTTGCCTTCGGCGAAAGTTACGCCATGTTATTCGTGGCCAGGAGCCTGCAGGGTTTGGGCTCTGCATTTGCAGACACCTCGGGCATTGCAATGATCGCGGACAGGTACACAGAAGAGTCAGAGAGGAGCAGCGCGCTGGGCATCGCCTTAGCGTTCATCTCCTTCGGGAGTTTAGCGGCGCCCCCTTTCGGAGGGATACTGTACCAATTCGCGGGGAAGCGCGTCCCCTTCCTGGTGCTGTCGTTTGTCTCCCTGCTGGATGGGATCTTGTTGCTGACGGTGGTGAGCCCTTTCACCGGCAGAACCCGGGAGAACATGCCGCAGGGCAGCCCAATCTATAAACTCATGATCGACCCTTACATCGCGGTGGTGGCCGGGGCCCTGACAACCTGTAACATCCCCCTGGCTTTCCTGGAGCCCACCATATCCAATTGGATGAAGCAGACAATGAACGCGAGTGAATGGCAAATGGGGCTGACGTGGCTGCCAGCGTTTTTCCCGCACATCCTGGGTGTATATGTGACTGTCAGGCTTGCTGCCAAATATCCCAACTACCAGTGGTTCTACGGGGCCATCGGCATGGTTATAATCGGTGCTAGCTCATGTACAGTTCCAGCTTGCAGGAATTTCGAGGAACTCATCATCCCGTTGTGCTCCCTGTGTTTTGGAATAGCGCTAGTGGACACTGCCCTGTTACCCACCCTTGCCTTCCTGGTGGATGTTCGCCATGTGTCAGTGTATGGCAGTGTGTATGCTATAGCCGACATCTCTTATTCGGTTGCTTATGCCCTGGGACCTATTGTGGCCGGGCAGATTGTCCACACTCTGGGCTTTGTACAGCTCAACCTCGGCATGGGCTGTGTCAACGTCCTGTACGCGCCCACCCTCCTGCTGCTCAGAAACGTGTGCCAAATGAAACCCTCTCTCTCCGAGAGAAATGTCCTTCTGGAGGAGGGACCCAAAGGGCTGTACGACACCATCAGAATGGAAGAACGCAGCACGGGGAAGAAAGGGTATGGCAGCTCGGCCGGAAACTACTCCACGGCCGGGGGCCTGGATAACATCGGGTTCGACAGCTCCAGGAGAAACCAGCTCCTGTCTGAAGATGATTCATCGGGTAGTGATTACAGCTAA